One genomic region from Leptolyngbyaceae cyanobacterium JSC-12 encodes:
- a CDS encoding hypothetical protein (IMG reference gene:2510094149) — MIPAGNPLVPLIMYSWIPIVFFIYLRYPAQRAVIICFILATLFLPVATIEFSGIPDYTKMSATSYGILLATAVYDSQRFSNFRFSWIDIPIILWCVVSPFMSSITNDLGAYDGFSSALNSTVTWGTPYFLGRLYLGTLDSMKHLAIGIFAGALVYVPLCWYESRTFSSLHVLVYGVNTGRDAAQSIRYGGYRPQVFMEHGLMLGVWLMTACLMGMVLWKTGLVKRFWNIPIGLLMAILLLTFVAARSTGAYALFLFGALILFVAWRFRNAWLIWLLIAAICYYLYLGASGTFPSKQIIASLSQVFDADRVGSLQFRFDNEEILGAKARQRILFGWGGFGRNRVFDEMGEDTTVTDSLWIIAFGINGVFGLATMTASILFPPMGFLVRYPARLWNNPNVAPAAALAVCIVLYMLDCVLNAMVNPIFMLAGGGLASIALQSKRVATAQMQRPVRQLAGI, encoded by the coding sequence ATGATTCCTGCCGGAAATCCTCTTGTGCCGCTGATCATGTACAGCTGGATTCCAATCGTGTTCTTCATTTATCTGCGATATCCTGCTCAGCGCGCTGTAATTATTTGCTTCATTCTGGCAACGCTGTTTCTTCCTGTTGCGACGATTGAGTTTTCTGGCATTCCAGACTACACCAAAATGTCTGCCACAAGCTATGGAATTTTGCTGGCGACTGCTGTGTATGACTCGCAGCGCTTCAGTAATTTCAGATTTAGCTGGATTGACATTCCAATCATCCTATGGTGTGTAGTATCTCCCTTCATGTCTTCTATTACTAACGATTTGGGGGCTTATGATGGGTTTTCGTCTGCTTTGAATTCAACTGTCACCTGGGGAACTCCTTACTTTTTGGGGCGACTGTATTTAGGCACTTTAGATAGTATGAAGCACCTAGCGATTGGGATTTTTGCAGGTGCCCTAGTGTATGTTCCGCTTTGTTGGTACGAGAGCCGAACATTTTCCAGCTTGCATGTTTTAGTATATGGAGTTAACACTGGACGCGACGCAGCTCAATCCATTCGCTATGGAGGATACCGACCACAAGTATTCATGGAACACGGGCTGATGCTGGGGGTTTGGCTGATGACAGCCTGTTTGATGGGCATGGTGCTGTGGAAAACCGGACTGGTGAAGCGCTTCTGGAATATTCCAATTGGATTGTTAATGGCAATCTTGCTGTTGACATTTGTTGCAGCTCGCTCAACGGGTGCTTATGCGCTGTTTTTATTTGGAGCACTCATCCTGTTTGTTGCCTGGCGTTTTCGTAATGCATGGCTTATTTGGTTACTGATTGCAGCCATTTGCTATTACCTTTATCTGGGGGCGTCTGGCACTTTTCCAAGTAAGCAAATTATTGCATCGCTGTCCCAGGTGTTTGATGCTGATCGGGTTGGTTCTCTCCAGTTCCGATTTGATAATGAGGAAATTTTGGGGGCAAAAGCACGCCAACGCATATTGTTCGGTTGGGGGGGGTTTGGTCGAAACCGAGTGTTTGACGAGATGGGTGAGGATACTACGGTCACCGATAGTTTATGGATTATTGCGTTTGGAATTAACGGGGTATTTGGTTTGGCAACTATGACAGCGTCAATTTTGTTTCCTCCGATGGGCTTTCTCGTGCGCTATCCGGCGCGGTTATGGAACAATCCGAATGTGGCTCCGGCGGCGGCACTGGCGGTTTGTATTGTGCTATACATGCTGGACTGTGTGCTAAATGCAATGGTCAACCCAATTTTTATGTTGGCAGGTGGCGGGTTGGCAAGTATTGCGTTGCAATCTAAACGAGTCGCAACTGCTCAAATGCAGCGTCCGGTGCGGCAGTTGGCTGGTATATAA
- a CDS encoding hypothetical protein (IMG reference gene:2510094141), whose translation MSRSPVIPGIGGEIREFRWSWKGTPINVAYEVLGEGTPVLLLPALSSISSRIEMQGIAERLADCFQVFAVDLPGFGQSDRPKLDYRPALYHAFLRDFVQSIFSQPIVAIAAGHTATYLMQLVQQQPDAFIYVVLAAPTWRGPLPTMMGERRWFFKFVRQLVGLPILGQLLYWLNTLPWFLRWMYGRHVFGDRRHVSRQLISQKHRTTKHQRARFASVAFVTGGLDPIRSRKEFMDYFQPLPIPTAIVIGEQTPPKSREEMEFVVHFTSVQIYRMPGALGLHEEYPAEFMDGVLPFLRKFLS comes from the coding sequence ATGTCGCGATCGCCTGTCATCCCTGGTATCGGCGGTGAAATTAGAGAATTCCGCTGGAGTTGGAAAGGAACGCCGATTAACGTAGCGTATGAAGTGTTGGGCGAGGGAACTCCAGTTTTGCTGTTACCTGCCCTCAGTTCTATTTCCAGTCGCATAGAGATGCAGGGAATCGCCGAGCGTTTAGCAGACTGCTTTCAAGTGTTTGCGGTGGATTTACCAGGCTTTGGTCAGTCGGATCGCCCTAAACTAGACTATCGCCCAGCACTGTACCATGCCTTTCTGCGAGATTTTGTGCAATCCATTTTTTCGCAGCCAATTGTAGCGATTGCAGCGGGGCACACGGCAACTTATCTAATGCAACTGGTGCAGCAACAGCCTGATGCATTTATTTATGTTGTGCTGGCAGCTCCCACTTGGCGTGGTCCGTTGCCAACCATGATGGGCGAACGCCGCTGGTTCTTCAAATTTGTGCGACAACTGGTTGGGTTGCCGATTCTAGGGCAACTTTTATACTGGTTGAATACCTTACCCTGGTTTCTACGCTGGATGTATGGTCGGCATGTCTTTGGCGATCGCAGGCATGTCAGCCGTCAACTCATCAGCCAAAAACATCGCACCACCAAACACCAACGAGCTAGATTTGCTTCTGTAGCATTTGTGACGGGCGGGCTTGACCCTATTCGCAGCCGTAAGGAATTTATGGATTATTTTCAGCCCCTACCTATTCCAACCGCGATCGTCATTGGGGAACAAACTCCGCCTAAATCTCGTGAGGAAATGGAATTTGTCGTGCATTTCACCAGTGTTCAAATTTATCGAATGCCAGGTGCTCTTGGGCTTCATGAAGAATATCCTGCTGAATTTATGGATGGGGTTTTGCCATTTCTGCGAAAATTTCTTTCTTGA
- a CDS encoding hypothetical protein (IMG reference gene:2510094144) has product MMDSGWVKHHGTEISSRSVLIGLGIAAVTALGTVMAVTNPSQAAYEAYATQKLVALLDRNICAEAPTSFGLRNDCKSLLQANRSRIREFIADGTERRDFLFFSIYTTRLAVASFLPSYRVEAVGAFRQFQVYETVQE; this is encoded by the coding sequence ATGATGGATTCGGGTTGGGTTAAGCATCACGGAACAGAGATTTCCTCCAGAAGTGTTTTAATCGGGCTTGGAATTGCCGCTGTTACGGCTTTGGGAACTGTTATGGCGGTGACCAACCCCAGTCAGGCTGCCTATGAAGCCTATGCTACTCAAAAGCTAGTAGCCTTGCTTGATCGCAACATTTGTGCAGAAGCTCCCACATCATTTGGACTGCGGAATGATTGTAAGAGTCTGCTGCAAGCAAATCGTTCAAGGATTCGAGAATTCATTGCCGATGGCACCGAGCGACGTGATTTTCTGTTTTTCAGTATTTATACTACTCGGCTTGCGGTTGCCTCATTTCTGCCTAGCTATCGCGTTGAGGCAGTCGGTGCATTTCGCCAGTTCCAGGTTTATGAAACCGTGCAAGAGTAA
- a CDS encoding putative low-complexity protein (IMG reference gene:2510094140~PFAM: Pentapeptide repeats (8 copies)), whose product MKRSTLVFLIAATGFTMMTAPLTANPNQLQQLINQRQCEGCKLDGVTLYSYNLEGANLRGASLVAAVLQGSMMNYANLSNSVLEKANLGLTRLKFADLQGANLAGASLLGADLEGANLSGANLQGASLEGANLRGADLTNANLQKANLLKAKMRGAKIEGALLKGARMPDGKEAR is encoded by the coding sequence ATGAAACGCTCCACCCTTGTGTTTTTAATTGCTGCTACTGGATTCACGATGATGACTGCCCCGCTAACTGCGAATCCTAACCAGCTTCAACAATTGATTAACCAGCGTCAGTGTGAAGGTTGCAAACTGGATGGAGTGACACTTTACAGTTACAACCTGGAAGGTGCCAACCTGAGAGGAGCAAGCCTTGTTGCTGCCGTGTTGCAAGGCTCGATGATGAATTATGCCAACCTTTCTAACAGTGTGTTGGAAAAGGCAAATTTAGGATTAACCCGACTAAAATTTGCTGATTTACAAGGGGCTAACTTAGCTGGCGCAAGTTTGCTTGGAGCTGATTTAGAAGGTGCTAACCTGTCGGGTGCAAACTTGCAAGGGGCATCATTGGAGGGAGCTAACCTCCGGGGAGCCGATTTAACGAATGCCAACTTGCAGAAGGCAAATCTGCTAAAAGCTAAAATGCGAGGAGCCAAAATTGAAGGAGCACTGCTTAAGGGGGCAAGAATGCCAGATGGGAAGGAAGCAAGATAG
- a CDS encoding FKBP-type peptidyl-prolyl cis-trans isomerase (IMG reference gene:2510094146~PFAM: FKBP-type peptidyl-prolyl cis-trans isomerase): MSAKHGDTVKVHYTGKLDDGTVFDSSAERDPLEFTIGSGTIIPGFEQAVIGMMPGESKTEVIPTENAYGPYLEEMVLTIDRQQMPLEIEPEIGQQLQLQHPTGGVIPVVVTDVSQGTVTLDANHPLAGEDLTFDIELVEIT, from the coding sequence ATGTCCGCTAAACACGGTGATACGGTAAAAGTTCACTACACTGGCAAACTAGACGATGGCACCGTGTTCGACTCTTCCGCCGAACGCGATCCCTTAGAATTCACAATCGGCTCAGGAACCATTATTCCGGGTTTTGAGCAAGCTGTCATTGGCATGATGCCAGGGGAATCAAAAACTGAAGTCATCCCCACCGAAAATGCTTATGGTCCCTACTTAGAAGAGATGGTCTTGACGATTGATCGTCAACAAATGCCATTGGAGATTGAACCCGAAATTGGACAACAGCTTCAGCTTCAACATCCCACAGGTGGTGTGATTCCAGTTGTTGTGACTGATGTTTCTCAAGGTACCGTTACCCTGGATGCCAACCATCCCCTGGCTGGCGAAGATCTGACATTCGATATTGAATTAGTCGAGATTACCTGA
- a CDS encoding phytoene dehydrogenase-like oxidoreductase (IMG reference gene:2510094147~PFAM: Flavin containing amine oxidoreductase~TIGRFAM: carotene isomerase) — protein MRKSIAQTRPDTRLPTIDADAIVIGSGIGGLVAGALLARYGKQVVICESHTIPGGAAHSFTRRGFHFDSGPSFFCGLSDPTSLNPLRQVLEVLGESVPAIAYDPLGHYHFPEVTFPIYGNLDRYRATLATLTPQGAAELKRLERRFLNLYEALGDIPPLALRADFSLLPVLVSQYLPAMVKLLFQLPAIQQSVADLMTDIHDPWLRRLIDLECFLLSGLKADGTVAPEVAFMFGERSRSVIDYPLGGSGAIVKALVRGLERWGGSLRLGAHVEQILVNTGKVTGIRLRNGETLYAPVVISNASVWDTYTQLLKPDELPATFRRKALETPAVDSFMHLHLGIRADGLEGLTGHHVVVHNSDIDITVPGNTCMISIPSVWDVSLAPPGHHTVHAYTLEPYAGWVKDNAYEIRKGDRAQPLFRALEQIIPDLRSRIVLELIGTPLTHAHYLRRHQGTYGPAIAAGQGMFPGCQTPISGLYRVGDSTMPGIGVPAVAASGILCANTLVNPQQTRELVRMLGNRE, from the coding sequence ATGAGAAAATCAATTGCCCAAACACGTCCTGATACCAGACTGCCGACCATTGATGCAGATGCGATCGTGATCGGTAGTGGCATTGGCGGATTGGTTGCTGGTGCGCTCCTGGCACGCTACGGCAAACAAGTCGTGATTTGTGAAAGTCACACAATTCCGGGAGGCGCAGCACACAGTTTCACTCGACGAGGGTTTCATTTCGATTCTGGACCCTCATTTTTTTGTGGATTAAGTGATCCCACGTCTCTTAATCCGCTCCGGCAAGTCCTGGAGGTATTGGGTGAATCAGTGCCAGCAATCGCTTACGACCCCCTGGGGCACTACCATTTTCCAGAAGTGACGTTTCCGATTTACGGCAATCTGGATCGCTACCGGGCAACTCTGGCAACCCTTACGCCTCAAGGGGCAGCAGAATTAAAACGACTGGAGCGGCGGTTTCTCAACCTTTATGAAGCACTGGGAGATATTCCACCGCTGGCATTAAGGGCAGATTTTAGCTTGCTGCCAGTGCTAGTCAGTCAGTACCTGCCAGCCATGGTGAAATTGCTTTTTCAACTGCCAGCTATCCAGCAATCCGTTGCAGATTTAATGACCGACATTCACGATCCTTGGCTGCGGCGGTTGATAGATTTGGAGTGCTTTTTGCTGTCTGGTCTCAAGGCAGATGGTACTGTAGCTCCAGAGGTAGCATTTATGTTCGGAGAGCGATCGCGCTCAGTTATCGACTATCCCCTGGGCGGCAGCGGTGCGATCGTCAAGGCACTGGTACGAGGGCTAGAACGCTGGGGCGGGAGCTTGCGGTTGGGTGCTCATGTTGAACAAATTCTCGTGAATACTGGCAAAGTCACTGGCATCCGCCTCCGCAACGGCGAAACACTCTATGCTCCAGTCGTTATTTCCAATGCTTCGGTTTGGGACACTTACACTCAGTTGCTCAAACCTGATGAGTTACCTGCAACCTTTCGCCGGAAAGCACTTGAAACGCCCGCCGTTGATAGCTTTATGCATCTGCATCTAGGCATCCGCGCCGATGGCTTGGAAGGCTTAACTGGTCATCATGTGGTAGTTCACAATTCTGATATTGACATTACTGTTCCAGGAAACACCTGCATGATTTCGATTCCCTCAGTTTGGGATGTTAGCCTTGCGCCTCCTGGGCATCACACAGTTCACGCTTACACTCTGGAACCTTATGCAGGCTGGGTAAAAGACAATGCCTATGAAATTCGAAAGGGCGATCGCGCCCAGCCTTTGTTTCGTGCCCTGGAGCAAATCATTCCAGATCTGCGATCGCGCATTGTTTTAGAACTGATTGGCACGCCACTAACCCATGCGCATTACCTGCGACGACATCAAGGTACTTACGGTCCAGCGATCGCAGCAGGACAAGGGATGTTTCCAGGATGCCAGACTCCCATTTCTGGGCTATATCGGGTTGGAGATAGCACAATGCCAGGAATTGGTGTGCCAGCCGTAGCAGCGTCAGGCATTCTTTGTGCCAATACACTTGTGAACCCACAACAAACAAGAGAATTAGTGCGAATGTTAGGGAATAGAGAATAA
- a CDS encoding WD40 repeat-containing protein (IMG reference gene:2510094139~PFAM: Protein kinase domain; WD domain, G-beta repeat), producing MTYCLNPDCPKPRNPDSAKTCRSCGAKLLLKDRYRAIATIGQGGFGRTFLAVDEDKPSKPRCVIKQFLPVAQNPRNLKKALSLFEQEAVRLEELGHHPQIPELLAYFNQEGNQYLIQEFIHGKNLADALAEQGVFWETQVREVLAKLLPVLDFVHSHNVIHRDIKPGNVIITGSQLGMSLPRSGQLDWALLQQALAIESNQGFRNFVSPSYRFNELLGFSLSQPSKDLPTAFYTRCQQLAVQCMRYPTLPIAQRQYIVADASRLLYEIQQLHETRSGTLSIGRLVLVDFGAAKSLKGLAAMQTGTTIGSPEYVAPEQARGKAVFASDLYSLGVTCVHLLTKISPYDLFDPATDTWVWRKYLTAPISEQLSSILDRLLERAIARRYQSAAEVLQDLEGSSIAPIPPSVPIPPLPLQPAKLPQPTNQSALQFPVTASQPLVQPSLQPSFRIARRPRVGMPAIPKVPTLQLEEPEPEVKSRRRSQPNWRCVQTFESPARIYALALSPTEPILASTSGNTIKLWDIEQLKPIRTLTGHLDIIPAIAITPDGKHLLSGSADKTIGIWELSTGRQLSKLALHSDTVLALALSSDGQTLASSSFYDPITLWDLEAGYKRYGLMGHSARIDALAFRPSLGKEKLGEMLASGSSDLTIKLWDVDRGEELRTLEGHTHHISALAFNSDGTTLASASWDGTVKLWNLKSRRHRTLEVESGRINGIAFSLDGKKLAIASDTLQLWTVPSGKKITLAPGHTDPVCAVLFGRTDQMLISAGFDRTIKLWQWE from the coding sequence ATGACCTATTGCCTCAATCCTGATTGCCCCAAGCCGCGCAATCCTGACAGCGCAAAAACCTGTCGCAGTTGTGGAGCAAAGTTGCTCTTGAAAGATCGGTATCGGGCGATCGCCACAATTGGGCAAGGCGGATTTGGAAGAACCTTTTTAGCCGTGGATGAAGACAAACCTTCCAAACCACGATGCGTGATTAAGCAATTTCTCCCAGTTGCCCAAAATCCCCGCAACCTTAAAAAAGCCTTGTCCTTGTTTGAGCAAGAAGCTGTGCGGTTGGAAGAATTAGGGCACCATCCCCAAATTCCAGAACTACTGGCCTATTTCAATCAGGAAGGAAACCAATACCTGATTCAAGAATTTATTCATGGTAAAAACCTGGCAGATGCCCTGGCAGAGCAGGGAGTGTTTTGGGAAACACAGGTGCGGGAAGTGTTGGCAAAGCTTCTCCCCGTATTGGATTTTGTCCACTCTCACAATGTGATTCACCGCGACATTAAACCTGGCAATGTCATCATTACGGGCAGTCAGTTGGGCATGAGCCTGCCGCGATCAGGACAGTTAGACTGGGCATTACTTCAACAGGCGTTGGCGATCGAATCAAATCAGGGATTCCGCAATTTTGTGAGTCCGTCTTACCGATTCAATGAACTACTGGGATTCAGCCTCTCCCAACCTTCTAAAGATTTGCCCACTGCGTTCTACACTCGTTGTCAACAATTGGCAGTGCAATGTATGCGCTACCCCACGTTGCCCATTGCACAACGGCAATACATTGTTGCGGATGCCAGTCGGTTGTTGTATGAAATTCAGCAATTGCACGAAACTCGCAGTGGCACTCTCTCAATTGGTCGCCTGGTGCTGGTTGATTTTGGAGCGGCAAAATCGCTTAAGGGCTTAGCAGCGATGCAAACTGGTACCACTATTGGCAGTCCGGAGTATGTCGCGCCAGAACAGGCACGCGGAAAAGCGGTATTTGCCAGTGATTTATACAGTCTGGGTGTAACCTGTGTGCATTTGTTGACCAAGATTTCACCCTACGACTTGTTTGATCCAGCAACAGATACCTGGGTCTGGCGCAAGTACTTGACGGCTCCGATTAGCGAGCAATTAAGCTCTATTTTGGATCGGCTATTGGAACGGGCGATCGCCCGACGCTATCAATCGGCAGCAGAAGTATTGCAAGACCTGGAAGGTTCTTCCATTGCTCCTATCCCCCCATCGGTTCCCATTCCACCCCTCCCATTACAACCCGCTAAACTGCCTCAACCAACCAATCAATCAGCATTACAATTTCCAGTTACAGCTTCTCAACCACTTGTTCAGCCGTCTCTGCAACCATCCTTTCGGATTGCGCGCCGTCCCAGAGTGGGAATGCCTGCGATTCCAAAAGTACCCACCCTTCAACTGGAAGAACCAGAACCAGAGGTAAAATCACGGCGGCGATCGCAACCCAATTGGCGTTGTGTGCAAACCTTTGAGAGTCCAGCACGAATTTATGCGCTGGCACTTAGCCCTACTGAGCCAATCCTCGCCAGCACCAGTGGTAACACCATCAAACTCTGGGATATTGAACAACTCAAACCCATTCGCACCCTGACTGGACATCTGGATATCATTCCTGCGATCGCCATTACCCCCGATGGTAAACATCTGCTCAGTGGTAGCGCCGATAAAACCATCGGCATTTGGGAACTTAGCACTGGACGGCAACTTTCAAAACTGGCTCTGCATTCTGATACAGTACTTGCTTTGGCACTTTCTTCAGATGGTCAAACCCTTGCTAGTAGCAGCTTCTATGACCCTATTACGCTTTGGGATTTGGAGGCTGGCTACAAACGATATGGCTTGATGGGACACTCTGCACGGATTGATGCTTTAGCCTTTCGTCCCTCACTAGGCAAGGAAAAACTTGGAGAAATGCTTGCCAGTGGCAGTAGTGATCTCACCATCAAACTGTGGGATGTTGATCGCGGTGAGGAACTTCGCACGCTGGAAGGACATACTCACCACATTTCAGCACTCGCTTTTAACTCTGACGGTACAACCCTTGCCAGTGCCAGTTGGGATGGAACAGTAAAGCTGTGGAATCTCAAATCTCGTCGCCACCGCACTTTAGAAGTGGAGTCGGGGCGAATCAATGGAATTGCCTTTAGTTTAGATGGGAAAAAGCTCGCGATCGCGAGTGACACTCTACAACTCTGGACAGTACCTTCAGGGAAAAAAATCACGTTGGCACCGGGACACACTGATCCGGTTTGTGCTGTGCTATTCGGTCGGACTGATCAGATGCTCATTAGTGCTGGGTTTGATCGCACTATCAAACTATGGCAATGGGAATAA
- a CDS encoding putative membrane protein (IMG reference gene:2510094148~PFAM: EamA-like transporter family), producing MGVALLSHYRGELAALSAALIWAIASIVYTSVGRVLSPLMLNLVKGLIAISLLIVTLLLVGNLVPNVSPQAIWLLLLSGVLGIGLGDTAYFEALNCLGPRRSLILESLAPPIAAILALIFLQEQLPLRGWAGILLTVLGVTWVVLERTSALPNFQPHLMRGILCGVFAAIAQAGGAVLSRAALVGTEISPLWSTFVRLAAGILILLIWLIAQQHTVQELKPLRSWRLLVIIAATAFASTYLGIWLQQLSLKYAPTGIAQALSATSPIFVIPIAAITLKEHISIQAILGTCMALAGVWLLFSR from the coding sequence ATGGGAGTTGCGCTGTTGAGTCATTATCGGGGTGAACTGGCGGCGCTAAGTGCAGCGTTGATTTGGGCGATCGCATCCATCGTATATACGAGTGTGGGGCGTGTTCTCTCGCCATTAATGCTGAATCTTGTAAAAGGACTGATAGCGATCTCCCTTCTGATTGTGACGCTATTGCTAGTTGGGAATCTAGTGCCGAATGTTAGCCCTCAGGCAATCTGGCTACTGTTGCTGAGTGGTGTTCTGGGAATTGGACTGGGAGATACTGCTTATTTTGAAGCATTGAATTGTTTGGGTCCTCGGCGATCGCTGATCTTAGAATCCCTCGCCCCTCCGATCGCAGCTATCTTGGCGCTCATTTTCCTGCAAGAGCAACTGCCTCTGCGGGGTTGGGCTGGGATTTTACTTACTGTGTTGGGGGTAACCTGGGTAGTGCTGGAGCGCACGTCTGCTCTCCCCAATTTTCAGCCCCATCTGATGCGGGGCATTCTTTGTGGGGTGTTTGCCGCGATCGCTCAGGCAGGAGGCGCTGTTTTATCCAGAGCCGCTTTAGTTGGGACAGAGATTAGCCCACTTTGGAGCACATTTGTGCGCTTAGCAGCTGGCATCCTAATCTTGCTAATCTGGCTGATAGCCCAACAACACACCGTCCAAGAACTGAAACCATTAAGATCCTGGCGACTTTTAGTCATTATCGCTGCCACCGCCTTTGCTAGCACCTATTTAGGAATCTGGTTGCAGCAACTATCGTTAAAGTACGCCCCAACCGGGATTGCTCAGGCGCTGAGTGCCACCAGCCCTATTTTTGTGATTCCCATTGCCGCGATCACGCTCAAAGAACACATTAGCATTCAGGCAATTTTAGGAACTTGCATGGCGCTTGCAGGTGTTTGGTTACTGTTTAGTCGTTAA
- a CDS encoding P pilus assembly/Cpx signaling pathway, periplasmic inhibitor/zinc-resistance associated protein (IMG reference gene:2510094143), whose product MNIKTLLLVPGAIALSLSVLPVSPVAAQLENAPMMQNQRGWNKLNLTDAQKAQMKQMREQTQAQIEQILTPEQKAQWQSMKQNGGKKPGRMQSLNLSEAQKQQIRQIRENAKQSMQSILTPEQRAILEQQRQGMQQRRQQFR is encoded by the coding sequence ATGAACATCAAGACCCTTTTGCTGGTACCGGGTGCGATCGCACTAAGCCTCTCAGTTTTACCCGTTTCCCCTGTTGCAGCCCAACTTGAAAATGCTCCGATGATGCAAAACCAGCGCGGCTGGAACAAGCTTAATCTAACTGATGCGCAGAAAGCCCAGATGAAGCAAATGCGGGAACAGACCCAGGCGCAAATTGAACAAATTTTGACCCCTGAGCAAAAGGCTCAATGGCAATCGATGAAACAAAATGGTGGGAAAAAGCCAGGAAGGATGCAATCCTTAAATCTCTCCGAAGCGCAAAAACAGCAAATTCGCCAGATTCGGGAAAATGCCAAACAATCGATGCAGTCAATCCTAACTCCGGAGCAACGTGCCATTCTTGAACAGCAGCGGCAGGGGATGCAACAGCGCCGCCAGCAGTTTCGTTAA
- a CDS encoding hypothetical protein (IMG reference gene:2510094142~PFAM: PRC-barrel domain) has translation MADLPDIVRQSELLNQLVLDRNTMEELGRIEVLWMYPPAHRVLGFVCKAGFLGRKKLAFKLSQVDAIGANGVLTHSPPDETDAEHVSQLESLIYCEVWSNAGQKLGKIVDCVFNLRSGTIADYLVVGDRFSTLTGSIYRLPPAKIVSLGRERVLVAETNIHQLGTYREGIQEKLIKATTALKDEYEDVTQELRLLTKRAQTTTFHIKTLAEQAKERAKLLAEQARETAQELNEQLLESAQTLAEKALETGEMLVERVQDTTHEWSEQLKDTTQTLTVQAREVFEPDEVKDKEESDLEWDDIDFLFDEDEDSCTTPSNPQPVPNPLTKSIETGSTQAERATSSPPEPASEMKNAKLNDNEDEEDFWVIDENLTLKQAGWNPQAVFTPPNNEDDWDIEDDPWDITEPPIPTVPKSLTEPLQPVDSGFMDDQPQDNAFVEDGLANSAEDATIQSSPEATTSRSDRLETEEDESWI, from the coding sequence ATGGCAGATCTTCCCGACATTGTCAGGCAAAGTGAACTTCTCAACCAACTTGTTCTTGATCGCAACACGATGGAAGAACTTGGGCGGATTGAAGTGTTGTGGATGTATCCACCTGCGCATCGGGTGTTGGGATTTGTATGCAAGGCAGGGTTTTTGGGAAGAAAGAAGTTGGCGTTTAAGCTGTCGCAGGTGGATGCGATCGGAGCTAACGGAGTTTTGACCCATTCTCCACCGGATGAAACCGATGCAGAGCACGTGAGCCAGTTGGAATCCCTCATCTACTGCGAAGTTTGGAGCAATGCTGGGCAAAAGCTGGGCAAGATTGTTGATTGTGTATTTAATTTGCGGAGTGGGACGATCGCTGACTATCTGGTGGTGGGCGATCGCTTTAGTACTTTGACAGGCAGCATCTACCGATTACCCCCTGCCAAGATTGTCAGTTTAGGCCGGGAACGAGTCCTAGTGGCAGAAACGAATATTCATCAGCTTGGTACCTATCGAGAAGGAATCCAGGAGAAGCTCATAAAAGCAACCACTGCTCTAAAAGATGAATACGAAGACGTTACACAAGAGCTGCGATTGTTAACAAAACGCGCCCAAACCACAACCTTCCATATCAAGACGCTGGCAGAACAGGCTAAAGAACGTGCCAAACTTCTGGCAGAACAAGCGCGGGAAACAGCTCAGGAGTTGAACGAGCAATTACTTGAGAGTGCTCAAACCCTGGCGGAAAAAGCGCTGGAAACAGGGGAAATGCTGGTTGAACGTGTGCAAGACACCACTCACGAGTGGAGTGAACAGTTAAAAGACACCACTCAAACATTGACGGTACAGGCGCGGGAAGTCTTCGAACCAGATGAAGTTAAAGATAAAGAAGAAAGCGACCTTGAATGGGATGACATAGACTTCTTGTTTGACGAGGACGAAGATAGTTGCACAACTCCATCCAACCCCCAACCCGTTCCAAATCCACTGACAAAATCGATTGAAACTGGATCAACTCAAGCAGAAAGAGCAACCTCGTCCCCACCTGAGCCTGCTTCAGAAATGAAGAATGCCAAGCTTAATGATAACGAGGATGAGGAGGATTTTTGGGTGATTGATGAGAATCTAACCCTCAAGCAAGCAGGTTGGAATCCTCAAGCGGTGTTTACTCCTCCCAACAATGAAGATGACTGGGATATTGAGGACGATCCCTGGGACATTACAGAACCTCCTATTCCCACGGTTCCCAAATCTCTAACAGAACCACTCCAACCTGTAGACAGTGGGTTTATGGACGATCAGCCGCAAGACAATGCGTTTGTAGAGGATGGATTGGCAAACAGCGCAGAGGATGCGACGATTCAGTCTTCGCCCGAAGCAACTACGTCCCGTAGCGATCGCCTAGAAACAGAGGAGGACGAGTCATGGATTTAG